In Macrotis lagotis isolate mMagLag1 chromosome 8, bilby.v1.9.chrom.fasta, whole genome shotgun sequence, a single genomic region encodes these proteins:
- the MKRN2 gene encoding E3 ubiquitin-protein ligase makorin-2 isoform X4 has translation MHGVCREGSQCLFSHDLSASKPSTICKFYQKGYCAYGSRCRYDHMRPVAAASGGAAGAGPHSLPSPIFHSAQPHPDVTASIMKSSSQDTGKREKRTLVLRDRNLCGLTEEKSRPCAVSDLGGCSDSNENLEMKPHSYLEAIRSGLDDLEAGSSESNEQQLCPYAAAGECHFGDTCVYLHGDVCEICRLQVLHPFDSEQRKTHEKLCMATFEHDMEKAFAFQASQEKVCSICMEVVYEKPSASERRFGILSNCSHTYCLSCIRQWRCAKQFENPIIKSCPECRVISEFVIPSVYWVEDQNKKNELIEAFKQGMGKKACKYFEQGKGTCPFGGKCLYLHAYPDGTRAEPEKPRKQLSSEGTVRFFNSVRLWDFIEDRESRHIPATEEDDVTELGDLFMHLSGVEESASNP, from the exons ATGCATGGTGTATGTCGTGAAGGGAGCCAGTGCTTGTTTTCCCATGACTTATCAGCAAGCAAGCCATCTACAATCTGCAAGTTCTACCAGAAAGGCTATTGTGCCTATGGATCTCGTTGCAG ATATGACCACATGAGGCCAGTGGCGGCAGCCAGCGGTGGTGCAGCGGGGGCCGGGCCTCACAGCCTGCCTTCACCAATTTTCCACAGTGCACAGCCTCATCCAGATGTGACTGCGTCTATAATGAAAAGCAGCTCACAAGACACTGGCAAGCGCGAGAAGAGAACGCTGGTGCTTAGAGACCGGA ATCTGTGTGGCTTAACTGAAGAAAAGAGCAGGCCTTGTGCTGTGAGTGACCTGGGAGGCTGCAGTGACTCCAACGAAAACCTGGAGATGAAGCCTCACTCCTACCTAGAAGCCATCCGGAGTGGCCTGGACGATCTGGAAGCCGGCAGCTCTGAGAGCAACGAGCAGCAGCTGTGCCCCTACGCAGCTGCTGGAGAGTGTCATTTCGGTGACACTTGTGTCTATCTCCATGGGGATGTTTGTGAGATCTGTAGGTTACAAGTCCTGCATCCTTTTGACTCAGAGCAAAGAAAAACACATGAGAAG CTCTGCATGGCGACCTTTGAACACGACATGGAGAAAGCCTTTGCTTTCCAGGCAAGTCAGGAAAAAGTGTGCAGCATCTGCATGGAGGTGGTCTATGAGAAACCATCAGCCTCAGAGAGGAGGTTCGGGATCCTCTCCAACTGCAGCCACACGTACTGTCTCTCCTGCATCCGGCAGTGGAGGTGTGCCAAGCAGTTTGAGAACCCCATCATCAA GTCCTGTCCAGAATGCCGGGTAATATCTGAATTTGTAATTCCAAGTGTGTACTGGGTTGAAGAccagaataagaaaaatgaactGATTGAAGCATTTAAGCAGGGAATGGG GAAAAAAGCCTGTAAATACTTTGAGCAAGGCAAAGGGACTTGCCCTTTTGGAGGAAAATGCCTTTATCTCCACGCTTACCCAGATGGGACAAGAGCTGAACCAGAAAAACCTCGGAAACAGCTCAGTTCAGAAGGCACCGTAAGG TTCTTCAATTCTGTACGGCTTTGGGATTTTATTGAAGACAGAGAAAGCCGACACATCCCAGCTACTGAGGAAGATGATGTAACCGAACTCGGTGACCTTTTCATGCACCTTTCAGGAGTGGAAGAGTCTGCCTCGAATCCTTGA
- the MKRN2 gene encoding E3 ubiquitin-protein ligase makorin-2 isoform X3, translating into MSTKQVTCRYFMHGVCREGSQCLFSHDLSASKPSTICKFYQKGYCAYGSRCRYDHMRPVAAASGGAAGAGPHSLPSPIFHSAQPHPDVTASIMKSSSQDTGKREKRTLVLRDRNLCGLTEEKSRPCAVSDLGGCSDSNENLEMKPHSYLEAIRSGLDDLEAGSSESNEQQLCPYAAAGECHFGDTCVYLHGDVCEICRLQVLHPFDSEQRKTHEKLCMATFEHDMEKAFAFQASQEKVCSICMEVVYEKPSASERRFGILSNCSHTYCLSCIRQWRCAKQFENPIIKSCPECRVISEFVIPSVYWVEDQNKKNELIEAFKQGMGKKACKYFEQGKGTCPFGGKCLYLHAYPDGTRAEPEKPRKQLSSEGTVRFFNSVRLWDFIEDRESRHIPATEEDDVTELGDLFMHLSGVEESASNP; encoded by the exons GTATTTCATGCATGGTGTATGTCGTGAAGGGAGCCAGTGCTTGTTTTCCCATGACTTATCAGCAAGCAAGCCATCTACAATCTGCAAGTTCTACCAGAAAGGCTATTGTGCCTATGGATCTCGTTGCAG ATATGACCACATGAGGCCAGTGGCGGCAGCCAGCGGTGGTGCAGCGGGGGCCGGGCCTCACAGCCTGCCTTCACCAATTTTCCACAGTGCACAGCCTCATCCAGATGTGACTGCGTCTATAATGAAAAGCAGCTCACAAGACACTGGCAAGCGCGAGAAGAGAACGCTGGTGCTTAGAGACCGGA ATCTGTGTGGCTTAACTGAAGAAAAGAGCAGGCCTTGTGCTGTGAGTGACCTGGGAGGCTGCAGTGACTCCAACGAAAACCTGGAGATGAAGCCTCACTCCTACCTAGAAGCCATCCGGAGTGGCCTGGACGATCTGGAAGCCGGCAGCTCTGAGAGCAACGAGCAGCAGCTGTGCCCCTACGCAGCTGCTGGAGAGTGTCATTTCGGTGACACTTGTGTCTATCTCCATGGGGATGTTTGTGAGATCTGTAGGTTACAAGTCCTGCATCCTTTTGACTCAGAGCAAAGAAAAACACATGAGAAG CTCTGCATGGCGACCTTTGAACACGACATGGAGAAAGCCTTTGCTTTCCAGGCAAGTCAGGAAAAAGTGTGCAGCATCTGCATGGAGGTGGTCTATGAGAAACCATCAGCCTCAGAGAGGAGGTTCGGGATCCTCTCCAACTGCAGCCACACGTACTGTCTCTCCTGCATCCGGCAGTGGAGGTGTGCCAAGCAGTTTGAGAACCCCATCATCAA GTCCTGTCCAGAATGCCGGGTAATATCTGAATTTGTAATTCCAAGTGTGTACTGGGTTGAAGAccagaataagaaaaatgaactGATTGAAGCATTTAAGCAGGGAATGGG GAAAAAAGCCTGTAAATACTTTGAGCAAGGCAAAGGGACTTGCCCTTTTGGAGGAAAATGCCTTTATCTCCACGCTTACCCAGATGGGACAAGAGCTGAACCAGAAAAACCTCGGAAACAGCTCAGTTCAGAAGGCACCGTAAGG TTCTTCAATTCTGTACGGCTTTGGGATTTTATTGAAGACAGAGAAAGCCGACACATCCCAGCTACTGAGGAAGATGATGTAACCGAACTCGGTGACCTTTTCATGCACCTTTCAGGAGTGGAAGAGTCTGCCTCGAATCCTTGA
- the MKRN2 gene encoding E3 ubiquitin-protein ligase makorin-2 isoform X5 has product MRPVAAASGGAAGAGPHSLPSPIFHSAQPHPDVTASIMKSSSQDTGKREKRTLVLRDRNLCGLTEEKSRPCAVSDLGGCSDSNENLEMKPHSYLEAIRSGLDDLEAGSSESNEQQLCPYAAAGECHFGDTCVYLHGDVCEICRLQVLHPFDSEQRKTHEKLCMATFEHDMEKAFAFQASQEKVCSICMEVVYEKPSASERRFGILSNCSHTYCLSCIRQWRCAKQFENPIIKSCPECRVISEFVIPSVYWVEDQNKKNELIEAFKQGMGKKACKYFEQGKGTCPFGGKCLYLHAYPDGTRAEPEKPRKQLSSEGTVRFFNSVRLWDFIEDRESRHIPATEEDDVTELGDLFMHLSGVEESASNP; this is encoded by the exons ATGAGGCCAGTGGCGGCAGCCAGCGGTGGTGCAGCGGGGGCCGGGCCTCACAGCCTGCCTTCACCAATTTTCCACAGTGCACAGCCTCATCCAGATGTGACTGCGTCTATAATGAAAAGCAGCTCACAAGACACTGGCAAGCGCGAGAAGAGAACGCTGGTGCTTAGAGACCGGA ATCTGTGTGGCTTAACTGAAGAAAAGAGCAGGCCTTGTGCTGTGAGTGACCTGGGAGGCTGCAGTGACTCCAACGAAAACCTGGAGATGAAGCCTCACTCCTACCTAGAAGCCATCCGGAGTGGCCTGGACGATCTGGAAGCCGGCAGCTCTGAGAGCAACGAGCAGCAGCTGTGCCCCTACGCAGCTGCTGGAGAGTGTCATTTCGGTGACACTTGTGTCTATCTCCATGGGGATGTTTGTGAGATCTGTAGGTTACAAGTCCTGCATCCTTTTGACTCAGAGCAAAGAAAAACACATGAGAAG CTCTGCATGGCGACCTTTGAACACGACATGGAGAAAGCCTTTGCTTTCCAGGCAAGTCAGGAAAAAGTGTGCAGCATCTGCATGGAGGTGGTCTATGAGAAACCATCAGCCTCAGAGAGGAGGTTCGGGATCCTCTCCAACTGCAGCCACACGTACTGTCTCTCCTGCATCCGGCAGTGGAGGTGTGCCAAGCAGTTTGAGAACCCCATCATCAA GTCCTGTCCAGAATGCCGGGTAATATCTGAATTTGTAATTCCAAGTGTGTACTGGGTTGAAGAccagaataagaaaaatgaactGATTGAAGCATTTAAGCAGGGAATGGG GAAAAAAGCCTGTAAATACTTTGAGCAAGGCAAAGGGACTTGCCCTTTTGGAGGAAAATGCCTTTATCTCCACGCTTACCCAGATGGGACAAGAGCTGAACCAGAAAAACCTCGGAAACAGCTCAGTTCAGAAGGCACCGTAAGG TTCTTCAATTCTGTACGGCTTTGGGATTTTATTGAAGACAGAGAAAGCCGACACATCCCAGCTACTGAGGAAGATGATGTAACCGAACTCGGTGACCTTTTCATGCACCTTTCAGGAGTGGAAGAGTCTGCCTCGAATCCTTGA